Part of the Candidatus Zixiibacteriota bacterium genome, GGAAGAGTCTGCCATCTCTCGTAGTTGCGCCGCACCTTTTCCTTCTCCCGCGGGCTCAGGTCGTTCCAGCGCGAGCCCGAGTCCCGGCTCCAGGCGGCCCCGGGCAGGAAAAGCGTCAACGCTACCAGCAAGAGACCTAAAGTATTTCGACAGCTTCGAGCCATCGTACGTTCAGAGGTTACGCGATTGTCCCGATTCCAGCCTCGACCCGTCCTGCTGCTCGAGCTGGATCCACGCCTCCACCAGGTCCATCGACTTGAAGAACTCCAGCTTGTTCGCGTCCGACAGGATCTCCTGAGGAATCGGTTCCGGCTGCCGCGCCTTGTTCCACTTCAGGCTCGTGAGCGTCAGCCCAAGACCCAAAACCACCGCCATGGCCGTCCCGAAAGCCGGAATCGCCCACGACCGCATCGGCGCCAGGAACTCTTTCCACCACGAGCGGCGCTCCTGATAGGCCGAAAGCTTGGCCACCATTTCCCGGTAATAGTCGTCCCAGAAGCTCTCCGGCAGCGGGTCGCTCTTGGCCATCGCCGGAAGCAGGCGGCGCAGGTCGTCGAGAAAACCGCGGCACGAGACGCACCGTTCCACGTGAGCCTCGACGCGCGGCCGATCCCCGGCCTCGAGCTCGCCGTAATAATAGAGCACCAGGTCTTCCGCAAGCTGCTTGCAGCTCCTTCCTTTCGGCGATTTTCCAAACGGCATCATCCGACTCTCCTAAACGAACTCCAGCAGACTTTGCCTGAGCGCCGCCACCGCGCGGTGGAGATAGACCCGCACCGTTCCCTCGGTGGTCTTGAGAACCTTGGCGATGTCCGCAATCGAAAGCCCCTGGTGGTTGCGGAGGAGGAACGCCGTGCGCTGCTTCTTCGGCATTGCTTTGAGCGTTTCGTCGGCCCGTCGTCTGGCTTCCACCGCGATGGCTTCGCCGTCGGGCGAAGACGCGGTGTCGACCAGCTCTTTGAGCTCCGGGCCCTCATCGGTCTCCCTTTCCAGTCGCTGCCAGATCACCCTGCCCCGGCGCCGGGTATAGTCCAGACAGAGATTCACCACCAGGCGATAGAACCATGTATAGAAGCTGGAGCGGCCGTCGAACTGCCTGATCCGTGAAAAGGCGCGCAAGAATGCTTCCTGAGAGAGGTCCTTGGCGTCCTCCACGTCACGGGTGAAATCCATCGCGATGCGAAACGCTTTTTGCATGTACCGCGAGACCAGTATCTCGAAGACCTCCGCCCGGCCCTGCTGGCACAAAGCCACCAGCTCCTCGTCCCGAGCGTTCTGGAGAGAGGATCTATCCATGGATCGTCACGAACCCGTTCCACCTCGGGCCGGCAGCGCCTTACACGCGGTTAGACGCGCCACCCTTGGATAAGTTACTTCGTCGCCCTCCCGGTTTCGGGGAGAAAAGGCCTGAAAAGAGGCCCCCGGCACCCGGGCTGCCGGGGCACAGGTCGGAAAGAGTTGATGCGAGGCCGGCTAGCGGCCGGTCGCCAGGCCGATTACGTTTTCGATGATGTCGAGGATCCGGTTGGTCCGCCGGTCCAGCAATATCACGTCGCGTTCGATGATCACCCGTTCCCAGTACTCGGGCAGAGCCGGCAGGCGCCGGCGCAGGTCGACGGGAAGGGGCTCGAGCCGCTTCTGCAGACCCGGCGGGAGCGTGCCGTTTTTCTCCAGGTGCTTTTGGAGCCCGGGGGGCAACTTGCCTTTTTTCGCCAAACCCGGCGGGAGGCCCTTCCTCGATGAAAGCTGCCGGCGGTAGTATTCCTCGATGATCCGGCGCTCTTCGGGCAGAAAGTAAGATGGACGATCCTTGTCGCTGAACCCTCTGGCCGCGCCCGCCAGGGAAAGAGTCAGGAACAGGAAGGACAACAGCGCCGCCCCGATGGCCCCGCCGCCGGGACGAAGCAGATGAGAGTTCATTTCGATTTCCTTTCCGGCCTCACTTGTTATGGCCCTTGGCATTCGCGGAGTTCCCGTGCCCGCCCGCGCTCACGACGCCCCCGCCCACTGCGGAGCCGGAACCGGTGACAATCCCCTTTCCGTGGCCGTAGGCGTTTCCGCCCCCGGGGCGGCCCGAGGCGCTCACGATACCTTCACCAGAGCTTTTCTTCCCCGCGCCCACGTTCGTCCCGCCCTGCGGTTTACCGCCGGCCGAGACGATCCCGCTCTGCGACTTCCCGTGAGGCTTGCCTGCGGTCGCCGCCGCAGCTCCCGTAGTGTTAGACGTCGTCGTGGCGGCGCTGGCCAGGTTCTGGTTGGCGCTTTTCATGCCGCTGATGACCGGCCCGAGCTTGAAGCCCAGCTTCTGGGCGATCTGTCCCCAGCCCATGTTCTGGCTTCGCAGGGTGAGAATCCCGTCCAGCGTCTGGGTCGTTGCCGTGGGTCCGGAACCCACGGTGATCGTCCCCCCGGTAAGCGCCGCCTGCAGTTGCTCCGGGGTCGGTTGCGTGATGCCCATCTGGCTCAGCTGCTGTTTTGCCAGGGCCAGGGAGATGTAGACGTTGCCGAAGCCCATTTTCCCCGTCGGAGGATTGATGATGGTCTGGCTCAAGGTCGTGGTTCCCGGCGTCGGCCCCGGCACCGTGCTGGTCAGGATGATCGGCGTTCCGTTTCTCAGGCCGCTGACCACCGTCGGTGCGTCCGCGCCGAGAAAAGAAGAAAAATCGTTGCTGATCTTGCCGACGACGTTGCTTTCCCCGCGATGGGCGGCGAGCGTGTTCATTCGCGCGGCTTCGGTGTTGAGCGTTGCCGTCGTATCCGCCCCGGCCTGCGACTGCACCCCGATCGCCAGGATCGCGGCTCCCAAAAGCGCCTTCGTTTTCATTATTGCGCCCTCCCCTTTCGTGTCCGTCCCTGCTATGTCAACCCGAGGACCTTCTCGGTCTGCAGGATGATCTCCGTTGCGGTCGCCCGATCCTTGAAAAAGACGCCCTGCTTCGCGACGGTGCGGATACGGGTGGTTTTCGGGCTCACGATCTCCAGCTCGATCTCGATGTCTCGATCGTTGCCGACGGCTTTGATCGCCTTGCCTTGCTCCGTGGTCGCCGTGGCCTCGATCACGATGCCCATCTGATCAAGAGCCTTGCGCGTGGCCTGCTCGACCTGAGGGAGCGGAGCCGTAAAGGTGCGATAGGCGATGCCGTCGAGGGTGTAGGAAACCGACGTGCCGGTCGCCACTCCCGCTCCCACACCGAAAAGCG contains:
- a CDS encoding DUF3106 domain-containing protein, giving the protein MLVALTLFLPGAAWSRDSGSRWNDLSPREKEKVRRNYERWQTLPPKDKERLREEWDRWQKLPSDQRERLRRRFDELRR
- a CDS encoding zf-HC2 domain-containing protein codes for the protein MMPFGKSPKGRSCKQLAEDLVLYYYGELEAGDRPRVEAHVERCVSCRGFLDDLRRLLPAMAKSDPLPESFWDDYYREMVAKLSAYQERRSWWKEFLAPMRSWAIPAFGTAMAVVLGLGLTLTSLKWNKARQPEPIPQEILSDANKLEFFKSMDLVEAWIQLEQQDGSRLESGQSRNL
- a CDS encoding sigma-70 family RNA polymerase sigma factor encodes the protein MDRSSLQNARDEELVALCQQGRAEVFEILVSRYMQKAFRIAMDFTRDVEDAKDLSQEAFLRAFSRIRQFDGRSSFYTWFYRLVVNLCLDYTRRRGRVIWQRLERETDEGPELKELVDTASSPDGEAIAVEARRRADETLKAMPKKQRTAFLLRNHQGLSIADIAKVLKTTEGTVRVYLHRAVAALRQSLLEFV
- a CDS encoding DUF3568 family protein, which produces MERCKLCRYLAAFLCLPALLGGCAAVGLTLFGVGAGVATGTSVSYTLDGIAYRTFTAPLPQVEQATRKALDQMGIVIEATATTEQGKAIKAVGNDRDIEIELEIVSPKTTRIRTVAKQGVFFKDRATATEIILQTEKVLGLT